In Vitis vinifera cultivar Pinot Noir 40024 chromosome 4, ASM3070453v1, the genomic window GCTACCATAAGTATTGCAAAGAATCCAGTTCAACACGACAGAACCAAGCATGTGGAGATAGACCGTCACTTCATCAAGGAGAAACTTGAAGGGGGAACAATCAGACTTATGTATATTCCTTCAAGTCGTCAAACAGCAGACATTCTGACAAAGGCACTTCCAAAGACCACCTACGAAAACATGAAAAGCAAGTTGGGAATGCTAGACATCTACTacccaacttgagggggagtgtggaaatATGGGATTATGATTTGTAATTAAGTGCCAAGATTATAGGGATTGTGTTAGGATACTTTCTATTTTATGGTATAGGGATTGTGTTAGGATACTTTCTATTTTATGGATGAGAGAATCTCTCCTAATTAGTTATTGTTTCCTTAGAGATAGTGATTGTGCATATTATATGGCTTAGATTAGGAATCCcacttgtatatatataggtcACTTTGTATTCAGTTTAgacagagaaaaaagaagaatattttcttcaatgGGCAAGAAGATGAGGGTTGGTGCACGGATGGGGTGAGAGAGAGGTatggagtgggggtttggaaggcaaTCAGAAATGGTTGGGAGGATCTCAAAGTTAGAATGCGTTTCAAGGTTGGTTCTAGAAACAAGGTGAAGTTCTGGAaggatagatggtgtggggatGTGCCATTGAGGGATGCTTTCTCGAACCTTTTTTCTATAGCTTCCTCTAAAGATGCTCGGGTGGATGATGCTTGGGATGGTGGTAGCTGGAATCCTAGGTTTATTAGACAACTGAATGATTGAGAGCTGGAGGAGGTAGACATCTTCTTTGAGAGGCTGTATGATCATTCGATTTCTATGGATATTGGGGATTCAATGGAGTGGGTTGACACAAAGagtggtatttttttttatgttaagtCCTTCTCCTCCTTGGCTGGTAGGGGAGTGGATCCTTTCCCTCACAGTATAGTTTGGAACTCTTGGGTCCCTGTTAGAGTcaacttctttgcttgggaggcaactTGGGCCAAGATTTTGACTCTAAATCAGCTCAAAAAGAGGGGGTGGAAGTTGCCTAATAGATGCTACATGtgcaaagaggaagaagaaacgagtgttcatattcttcttcattgcCCAAAAGCTTGTATTTTGTGGcaacttattttttctttattcggtgtacaatgggtgatgcactcttcGGTGAGAGGCTTACTCTTGAGTTGGGGAGATTTTCTTGTtggtagaaaaaggaaaaaggcttGGAAGGTTACTCCGTTATGCCTTTTTTGGTCTATTTggagggaaagaaataggagaacCTTTGAGAATTGTGAATGTTAAGATCATTCtttaaaaagttcttttttgtatctattttgggATTGGGTAAGATTGTATATTGGGGATGGCTCCTTGTCGATACtttattttgtagattggttaggAGCTCCGTAAGGTGTGGTTGTTTTTGTGTGTCTgtgcctttttgttttttgtttccttgtatacatcgtgtatatttttctttttaatacaattacttttatctatcaaaaaaaaaaaaaaaaacaaaagagactTTAATTAGTGGAATGTTTGTTGTGTTTTGCTTAATCCTAATTTCATTTCTTGAGGGATGGAAAATTGTTCTACGTTATTCTTTCTGAATTTCTGATTGCAGTCTAGTCAAATTCCATATATCCAACACAAAATTAGTGTTGTACATTTTAGGACTTTGGTGTTGCGTAGTGTgttttgtttagaaaaaaaattctaagaactaaattttattcctaaattttaGATATTGGAAAGAGGaagagttgtttttttttttttcctatgctTCAAGTTCTTTTGTAACTTCAACTAGTGATAGGAAAACAGAAGTTATAATTGTAATTTAATCTTTAAGCAGCTATTGTTGAATTTTGATCTGTTGGcctaaaaaacattataatcCTGTCATGATTTTCCCAGATTTCATGTTTACTTagaagtttttttggttttgtggATTGATTGGTGTTGGCTTAATTCTTATCACCATCAGTATTTACTTGGACTGGAAGTCATTGTTTAGATGATCAAGTTGAATTTTCCTGTTCAGAATGCCTATGGAGGAACTATTAGAATGCAAGCATCCAACTGCATGGATCGAGTTTGAAAAGGGACTGATTAATGAGGTATACTTAGAAACAATGTTACGTAATTTTTCCTAGGACTTTTACTACTTAATACTTGTTATTTGAGTCTAGGATTTAGGCGCCTTCCAGATTAGGAATTTCcaagaaaataccaaaaaaaaaagagagagagagagagagaagaaaatggcATTGAATGAAAGTTTTATAAGCCTAATAAACATTCATTTTCTTAGGCTATGCTTGGTTTTCGGAAAATTTGAGGTaaaatgcgaggaaaagaaaatagagagaaaaagtaaaaggataaaaaatgtgaagaaaaataaaaatagatttaaagttaataaattattttatatgctacttcaaactcatttgaCATAATTTCccttttccatgtaaaaattaaataatttaaaaatgcataaatcTTGAGTGCAATTtaagagaagaatgaaaatttcTTGTTATTTCTattgagaaaaaataggaaGATAGACGCCTGATTATATACGACTATGTGTTacgtatcaaaaaaaaataaaaatacaactaTATGTTGAATTCTAGCTACAAAATAGGAACTAACAAAATCTACAACTAACTTCCCTTAAACTAGGGacaaactattttaaaatacaaataagtaAAACTAAATTATCCTAACTATTTTTGCACTAAAGTAGATCTTCTGTCATCTTCAACACTTCTCCTCAAGCTAGTTCAAAGATATCTATCATTCCTTGCTTGTTAATTAAGCAATTAAACATCCCTTTATGAAGTCTCTTGGACAGAACATTTACTAATTGTTCTTTAGTAGGTACCTAAGGCATGCAGATCAGTCCAGCTTCTGGCTTCTCCTTGACAAAGTAACGACTCACTTCAACATGCTTAGTTCTATCATGTTGAACTGGATTATGAGCTATGTTAATAATTGCCTTGTTATCACAATAGAGTTTCATTTTAGGTCTTCAAGCAATTTCTTTAACCAAAGAAGTTCACAAATACCATGAGTAGTTGCTCTGAACTTAGCTTCAACACTGCTTCTTGCAATAACAGATTGTTTCTTACTCCTCCAAGTCACTAGGTTTCCTTTTACAAAAGAATGGTAATCTAAAGTAGATCTCTTATCTGTTATGCTACTAGCCCAAAACTAACATCAGTGTAGGCTTCAATTTTAAGGCTATTGTTACTTTTAAACATTAAGGCTTTTCTTGGACTCCCTTTTAGGTACTTAAGAACCCCACAGGCTACCTCAAGGTGTTGTTCATTTGGAGAATGCATGAATTGGCTCACAACACTCACTAAATAAGCTATATCTGGTCGAGTATGAGAGTGATATATCAGTTTTCCCACAAGCTTCTGATAGCGTTCTTTGTTAGCACGCTTACTCCCTTTTAGTAACCCTAATTTTCAAGTAGAATCAATTGGAATCTTGGCTAGTTTACATCCTAGCAATCCAATTTCTATGAGCAAATCTATTATATACTTCCTTTGTGACACGAAAATTCCTTCTTTTGATCTAGCAAACTCCATTCCCAAGAAGTACTGCAAGGTTCCCAAAtccttaatctcaaattctttagctaaaaaattattcaatctCTCTAATTCAGCTAGATTATCTCTAGTAAGGATGATATCATCTATGCGCATTCTTAGTATAACAAGCTTGCCATCACTAGAATGATTGTAGAAAAGAGTCTGATCTACATGGCTTTGTTTGTACTCGTGACTTCTAATAGACTTAGCAAATCTGTCAAACCGCTCTTTGTGACTATTTTGGTCCATAAAGTGATTTTTTCAGCCTATACAACTTTTCACTTCTAAATCTTCTTTCAAAACTTGGAGGTTAGGTCATATAAACTTCTTCCTCTTGATCTTCTATAATCTGTTGAAGAAACTAGATTGCAAACAAGTCACTGGTCTTTGGAAAGAACCAAGTCTGATACCATGAATATAGCtcaagagaagaatgaaaaaattcttaatattttcattaagaaaaaataggaatacAAATGCCTATTTATGTACAACTATGTGCTAAATTCTAGCTATAAAATTGGAATTAACAAACTCTACATCTAACTTCCTATGAACTTGGGGGggaaacttttttaaaatacaaataaataaaactgaATTATCATAACTATTTCTTCACTAAAGTAGAATAAAACTAattcctaaacttttagaagTTCTAACAAATTtctaactagttttaattatattttattttctttcatatttttcatagagaaatcaaatatgagaaaatcatttccttagttttttttttcttttccttgctactttttgggaaccaaatatacctgaaagtactaagaaaagggaaaaaaaaaagttaagggaAATGGTTCTCATGTTTGGATATCATGAAAAaggtaaggaaaataaaaatattacgaaaaagagaagggaagaTGCTAAAAGGTTTTTGTCCACATTTCCTTTAAATAAAGTTGAGGAAAGCTTAGGGAAAGTGCATTTCtcaacaatttaattttcttttcttcaacttttccATCAACAtccaaataagagaaaaattttgtaagtttttcttatcattctcttttctttaggtttcctttctatttccttttcctCAAACTTTTCAGAAACCTAACATAGCCTTTGTCTTTGTCTCTCTCGCTGTTGCATATTTCTAGACAAGATGATGGGAggatttcttttttctctttgaaaaagaatttattcTTGTAAGACAAAGTGAAGAAATATATATGACCAAGTATATAAAGGCATGAAATTGTACTacataaagaaaagaaaatcatgtATACTTATTTAAATATCGGTTATAGAAGCTAGGTTGGGCCACTAAAAAGGTTGTCACTTTCGCTTAGGGTCTGAATGTTGGGTTGAtagatataaattattaatcaaTCACCACTAACTTGTTTGAGACTTGACAATCATGGACCAAATGTTCTAATCATAAATTATTCAAGCAGATTCACACACAGTTGGAATGATGCATCCCAAACTTCGAAAAAATATCATGTATGTAAATCACTTaaagtaaatattaaaaaaagttccGCTATCCGCATATACGATTTATTTGTTGGCCATTTTAGACCTATTGAGGATCCTCTAGTTTTACATATACAAAGATGAAGCCCCATGAAAGTTAATGGGTGACTTCCTCATTGTAGATTCTCgaaatatacatacatatatgtatCAGTGTGGAGAACTTACTGTGCACATCCAATCTGTATTGAGTTAGTCAATGGGATATGGTTATTATATGGTAATAATCAGTTTTTGATTACCAGGTCAAAAGTTACTATCCTCTTTATGTTTTTGGTCCAATTGTGGGTTACCTGACTAGATTTTTGCCAGTTGCACTTACCCACAGAACTCTCAAGCTACCTACATGAAATCGGAATGTCCTAAAATACCAAACAATTCTACCTGTGTTTTTCAGCTCCTTAGGATATATATATGACAATATCCTGAGAGGATGTGGTAACAATCATCAAAACCTAAGTGTCTTCAACTTTTTAAGTACTTGGGAGGCATGTTattcttgtttctttttgtaaatcTTCTTATACAATCTCATTTGGTTATCTTAATATGTCATTGGTTCTTGTTTTCTGTTTACGTTAATTTTGTTCATTATCTTTCTTGCCTTTCAGACTGAGTTAGCCAGAAAATTCTTTAAGGATGGGCGGGATTTTGATTTGGAAGGTAGGTGAGAATCTTTTACATGAATTTAGTTTCTTAGTGTAAATCACATTAGTGTCAACTATCATTAGCATATTCTTGACAATGACTGCAAATTTCTCTGAATTATAACATAATCTCTTGTGGAAATTATGAAAGTAGTCATGCAATTTGTTTCActgtaatgtttttatttgttctttttgaCCCATTTTGCACTCTGAGAACCCTTTCTGCAAATCTTCTGTTTATTTAAACATATCTGTTGTCGCTTGGTATTTGTTAATGAACAGTAATGAGAGTAGTTCACGTTGGGTTTTCTACTTTCTAGTAGTCATCTTCTCGATTAGCTGATAAAGGTTCCATGCAGCAATAATCATGTCTAATAACTGCGAACTTTGCTATTTTTACTTGTCAGCAACTACTAGAGACTTCTATACATCAATTCCAATTTCACTTCCTCGTTCGTCGACCATCATAAAATGCAGGTGTTAACTGCAATCTATTTTGCTTGGTTCACACAATCCTGCAATAGGATGGCGGTGCTGCAAGTGACTTAAGATGCTCTTTTTCTTGGGGCCTGCATGTTGCTAACCAAGAACCGGTTCATTTAGCCAATCAAGAGGCTAAATATGTAGTATCCTTTGATTACCTTCTTGAGGTGTTTAGTTCAGTCTTCACTTGTACTCTGGTTTTGTTTCCTTCATAAGATGTGTAGGTTATTTTGCTTACATTTAAAGGTGTAAACTTATTTGTGCTTTTTGATCAGTTTTTTGTAAATCGTGGAAGGATATCTCATCCATTGTACTCGCAATATTTGATGCTATCTTGTTtctaatcaaaacaaaaatggtGAAGGCCCCAATTGAATGAGAGCTCTGACATGATGTGATAAATATGAATGTaatccttggtatgctcatacaTTTTTCTATTGATTTAGATAAACTCTGTCTACATATTTTTTATCACTGTGATTCTTTGTTGTCCTCTAAAGTAAACCTCAAACCTGAGGACAAATTACTTCATAGATTCTTCCATaatgtcataatttatttaatatgtgGAACTAGTTTAGCTAATTGTATGTCAAAACTATGGACATTAATTACATGCTTGGGAATAATCCTAAGTTTTTGTGTTGTTTATGATTAAAATCCATGCTTCTAACATATGATGTACAATCTTTTGTCCATGCTCTCTTTTTCCCTGATTCTGTAAAGGTAATGATTCTGTCTTTCTGTCTTTCCAGGCCTTAAAAATTGTATGAGGAGAGGATATTCATACATAGAAGGTGTTGAAGGATTGCTTCGTGctttaaaacaaaacaactaTGAAATGCATGCTTTCACCAACTATCCTATATggtaaaatgaaatataatttcttttgaCTACTTCTTGAGAAAAAGAGTGGTTTTTCATTGTTGGGAAATTTGGTTTTCTAGGTATGAAATGATTGAGGACAAGTTAAAGTTATCAACATTCTTATCTTGGACATTTTGTTCATGTACAATTGGTATGTTTTACGGTTTCATCTTGTTTACACATACTCTCTTGTGTTTAGAGTTCtatacttatttatctatttaaatatttttacgTGAAAAGACTGTAGTGGAATTCTATGATTGTGAGGGGAGTGTTTGGTTACTCagaaatttatttctattgaaTATGTTTATGTTCCAAAGGGCCAGCTGTCTGTcagaaataatttcttttacttttcattaCAGGAAAGCGGAAGCCTGAGCCTGATTTCTACTTGGAAGTTTTGAGGCATCTTGATGTTGAGCCTGCAAGCTGTGTCTTCATCGATGACAGGTGATTTCCtatgatattttcttaattgattGAAGCTAACTGCATTGGTTTCTTGATTTCATCTTTGAATCAGTTTTTCCCATGTTTTTATCTTTAACTTACATTCAATCCTATCAATACCCTTTTGTATCTCTGACCTACAATGGTGGTCCAAATTGATGGATCTTGACCCTTGCCTCTGTGTAGCTACCCTTTTATATTCAATCCATCTTGAACCCAATTGCAAtgtgaccttttttttttcctagtgtTTCGCTCTTGTAATCGTCTTCCCTATGCTCCTCTTTCCGTAATCAACTTGTAATTGCTGTAATTGTCTTCCCTTTGCTCCTCTTTCAGTAATCAAAACATTGGAAGcaaatttgataaatcaattggATATAACTAGTCCTGAAACTTCCCCAAAATCTTTAAAAACAGATCAAACTACTGATTTTCCCATGATGTAGAGCTTACTGTTCAAAATAAGGAACTCAAAAAACTTGAGccacattattaaaattatcaatatatttattaatgttTACTTAGTGATTACCCATTAGACTTAaagttttgtttggttctccaaaagtttgagggaaagaaaGTAATCTTGAACTTTCcatactttttcttttgaaaggaaaagaatCTTTTagcgttttgccttttttttttttcctccaaacATAGCTTAAGAGCAATCACAACTCGTTTAATCTTGATGATTACCGAGTTTTTGTCACCCATACCAGTTGATTTTGATATGAATTTAGTCGTGACTTTCATCTACCATGCCAGAATGAGAAACGTTGAAGCTGCCGAAGATGTTGGGATTGTTGGCCTGCATTTCAAGAATGCAGATTCTCTGCGTCAAGACCTCTCTCTACTAGGGATTGACATTTAAACGGATCAACAGGTTGGCGATGTAGATCCAGCCTAGCCTGCGGTCTAACACCTTGGTTCGGGTTCTCTGAGTTCTGGCCAAGCTTCCAAAGTGACAGTCGCCTTGTGCTCTCTTCCTCATTACCTTGATTCtttgaatgatttaaaattgTACCAATTCTCAAGATGTTACCATTGTTCCTGAGAAACGGTTTGTACTGGATCTTCCCTGTTTCGGGTGGGTTTGTGATCAGTTTGAGAGTAAGGGTACTGGGAATCGTTTTCTGCTCAAGCTCTTTGAAGAAGATAATGGCGATTTGTAAGGTGAAGCACATGGAATGAATTCATAATAATGATCTGAAATTTCGGTTTAGAGAAGCATTAGAAGGATAAGATGCAGACTGATTTGTTCCTATTGATGAGCAGGAATGAAATCAACCAGCTTAGTAGTTCTCTTTTGATCATTATTTAGATGAACTCTCAAAGTTGTTTCTGCAACATATGAGAGCAAGTACCTAGATGCCCTCAAGTaccagtttttgaaaacagtttttatgttattttcaataacaaaattttgtttcggAATTTaactatgaaaaatagttttttcgttatttttagggtgtgtttggtactaattttaataaacatttttattctttttatatttgaataataaaaattttcaaatgttagaaaagttaaaaacccTTAATAAAATTACCATTAGACGGACTCTTAGTTTTacgtttc contains:
- the LOC100261651 gene encoding flavin mononucleotide hydrolase 1, chloroplatic; this translates as MAFVLLRPTTATVSFPLKLKHPTSKSRKMAIKIINSSSNTTSTGDNGNRKLPILLFDIMDTIVRDPFYHDVPVFFRMPMEELLECKHPTAWIEFEKGLINETELARKFFKDGRDFDLEGLKNCMRRGYSYIEGVEGLLRALKQNNYEMHAFTNYPIWYEMIEDKLKLSTFLSWTFCSCTIGKRKPEPDFYLEVLRHLDVEPASCVFIDDRMRNVEAAEDVGIVGLHFKNADSLRQDLSLLGIDI